A portion of the Halorubrum sp. BV1 genome contains these proteins:
- a CDS encoding DUF1405 domain-containing protein, with protein sequence MTSAPTATTNRLPSYLAPLPRRVEDLALRYAWVIVAINLAGTAFGFWYYRFQLAQTPIVMWPFVPDSPAATLFVALSLAAWKLDYDVEWLHMLAFFGNIKLGLWTPFVQLVLNGPGGIEPWLYWFLIVSHLAMSLQSFLIYRYAEFSVGAVAVTTVWYGLNDIVDYFAPLVGEFHHTFLRAELVNGALDHSVRAHDLAAAAAVTLTLAATFLALATRVKKLETTEESSARGVRR encoded by the coding sequence ATGACATCCGCACCTACAGCGACCACGAATCGACTGCCCAGCTATCTCGCCCCACTCCCCCGGCGCGTTGAGGACCTCGCACTTCGGTACGCGTGGGTCATCGTCGCGATTAATCTAGCCGGGACTGCGTTCGGGTTCTGGTACTACCGCTTCCAGCTGGCCCAAACCCCGATAGTGATGTGGCCGTTCGTCCCCGATAGCCCCGCCGCGACGCTGTTTGTCGCGCTTAGTCTCGCCGCGTGGAAACTGGACTACGACGTCGAGTGGCTCCACATGCTCGCCTTCTTCGGCAATATCAAACTCGGGCTCTGGACGCCGTTCGTCCAGCTGGTTCTCAACGGGCCAGGTGGTATCGAACCCTGGCTCTACTGGTTCCTCATCGTAAGCCATCTCGCGATGAGTCTGCAGTCGTTCCTGATCTATCGCTACGCCGAGTTCTCGGTTGGTGCGGTCGCCGTCACCACCGTCTGGTACGGCCTCAACGACATCGTGGACTACTTCGCGCCGCTCGTCGGGGAGTTCCACCACACGTTCCTGCGGGCCGAACTCGTCAACGGCGCACTCGATCACTCGGTGCGAGCGCACGACCTCGCAGCGGCCGCGGCCGTGACGCTGACGCTCGCCGCGACGTTTCTCGCACTAGCGACACGGGTGAAGAAGCTCGAAACAACTGAGGAGTCCTCCGCACGAGGGGTGCGCCGATGA
- a CDS encoding APC family permease, producing MSEKLGRLGAVSIALGGMIGGGIFAVLGVVAEMSGPAAWLAFTGGGVVAFCAGYSYVRLQRLGDVSGGSVSFLQEFGESTTVAGMVGWTLLFGYIGSMGMYAFAFGSFATKLLGVETALGVPLRPVVSVLSVLGFVLLNVLGARASGVTEVLLVAAKVGILLIFGVWGFYFGARTGQLTTGFSSVATGGLLMSAALSFVAFQGWQLLFYDEGNLRNARTTIPQAIYLSIPASLGLYVLVAVVTTGLLQPETIAANPEVSLAIAAEPFMGQMGFILISVAALFSTGSAINATLFSAAHFATGMLEDDLLPDRIGDADADGAPTRTLLVLGLITAAFTAYGSLQGITSFASLAFITVFGSMSFLAFRHRAGLRTGILPAVGVVGAVLFFPSLVYHLAVMEPAVFSVVLVVTVVLLGLEILYFERETIRSEIDSV from the coding sequence ATGAGCGAGAAGCTGGGCCGTCTCGGTGCAGTCTCGATTGCGCTCGGTGGTATGATCGGGGGTGGGATCTTCGCCGTACTTGGCGTCGTTGCGGAAATGTCGGGGCCTGCGGCGTGGCTCGCCTTTACCGGCGGCGGTGTCGTCGCGTTCTGCGCTGGCTACTCGTACGTTCGTCTCCAGCGGCTTGGCGACGTGTCCGGCGGTTCGGTCAGTTTCTTACAGGAGTTCGGTGAGTCGACGACGGTCGCTGGGATGGTCGGGTGGACGCTTCTGTTTGGCTATATCGGGTCGATGGGGATGTACGCGTTCGCGTTCGGTAGTTTCGCGACGAAACTTCTCGGCGTCGAAACAGCCCTCGGGGTTCCACTCCGCCCCGTCGTGTCGGTTCTCAGCGTCCTGGGGTTTGTACTGCTGAACGTCCTCGGCGCCCGGGCGAGTGGCGTGACCGAGGTGCTCCTCGTCGCGGCAAAGGTCGGGATTCTCCTCATTTTCGGTGTGTGGGGGTTCTATTTTGGAGCGCGGACAGGACAGCTGACGACCGGGTTCTCCTCCGTCGCGACGGGCGGGTTGCTCATGTCCGCTGCCCTCTCATTTGTCGCCTTTCAGGGCTGGCAGCTACTCTTTTACGACGAGGGAAATCTTCGGAACGCCCGGACGACCATCCCGCAGGCGATCTATCTCTCAATTCCCGCTTCTCTCGGGCTGTACGTCCTCGTAGCAGTCGTCACGACGGGTCTGCTTCAGCCCGAAACGATCGCCGCGAACCCCGAGGTGTCACTCGCCATCGCGGCCGAACCGTTCATGGGGCAGATGGGGTTCATCCTCATTTCCGTGGCGGCGCTGTTCTCGACTGGGAGCGCGATCAACGCCACGCTGTTCTCGGCGGCCCACTTTGCGACGGGAATGCTTGAAGACGACCTACTTCCCGACCGGATCGGAGACGCCGATGCCGACGGTGCTCCGACGCGAACACTTCTCGTCTTGGGCCTGATAACGGCCGCGTTCACCGCCTACGGTAGTCTTCAGGGAATCACGTCGTTCGCGTCGCTTGCCTTCATCACCGTCTTTGGGTCGATGAGTTTCCTCGCGTTCAGGCATCGAGCGGGGCTTCGAACAGGTATCCTCCCCGCTGTCGGCGTGGTGGGTGCAGTACTGTTCTTTCCTTCGTTAGTGTACCACCTCGCCGTGATGGAACCCGCCGTCTTCAGTGTGGTTCTCGTTGTGACGGTCGTCCTCCTGGGGCTGGAGATCCTCTACTTCGAGCGCGAGACTATTCGCTCCGAAATCGATAGCGTGTGA
- a CDS encoding plastocyanin/azurin family copper-binding protein, with translation MTGDLRFDPADVAIDPGQQVTWVNESGVPHTASAYEEGIPDEASYFASGGYESEQAVRQSTSARGFLERGETYSYTFDVTGTYQYFCLPHEESGMVGRVIVE, from the coding sequence ATGACGGGCGACCTGCGATTCGATCCGGCTGACGTCGCAATCGACCCCGGTCAGCAGGTCACCTGGGTGAACGAGAGTGGAGTCCCCCATACCGCATCGGCATACGAAGAAGGGATTCCCGACGAGGCGTCGTACTTCGCAAGCGGCGGCTACGAGTCCGAGCAGGCTGTCCGGCAGAGTACGTCAGCGAGAGGGTTTCTCGAACGAGGCGAAACCTACAGTTACACGTTCGACGTCACGGGGACGTACCAGTATTTCTGCCTGCCACACGAGGAAAGCGGGATGGTCGGACGTGTCATCGTCGAATGA
- a CDS encoding metal-dependent hydrolase has protein sequence MLFWVHAAVAYLVYRGISGGPTDRCDDVPIFALFGGALLPDLVDKPLAFVLPSLPSRSVAHSVFTAALVVLIVFYVTKHRDRWGVGAAYALGYGSHLAADLVDYLFVPEETLLFLFWPVVTDYHHVETVGDLLALLSPTPYVLGQTVVTILGLWLWMADGMPGYPSTHRQ, from the coding sequence GTGCTCTTTTGGGTCCACGCTGCAGTCGCGTATCTCGTTTACCGAGGCATTTCTGGTGGCCCTACTGACCGATGTGACGATGTCCCGATCTTCGCCCTGTTCGGAGGTGCGTTGCTCCCGGATCTCGTCGACAAACCACTCGCGTTTGTACTTCCATCGCTCCCGAGTCGGTCGGTCGCGCACTCGGTGTTCACCGCGGCACTCGTCGTCCTGATTGTCTTCTATGTCACGAAACACAGGGACCGGTGGGGGGTCGGCGCGGCGTACGCGCTCGGATATGGATCACACCTCGCTGCGGACCTCGTGGATTACCTGTTCGTCCCCGAGGAGACGCTACTGTTTCTGTTCTGGCCGGTCGTAACTGACTATCACCACGTCGAGACGGTCGGAGACCTGCTCGCGCTGTTGTCTCCGACCCCGTATGTACTCGGGCAAACCGTCGTCACGATACTGGGGCTCTGGCTATGGATGGCCGATGGAATGCCGGGATACCCATCGACCCACCGTCAGTGA
- a CDS encoding permease, with protein MDRSDYAILTVIAVITVTIGIVTTTKPLGTFIVESARQAATTTAAMAWITWWALVIGFAIAGGVEAWVSTQRISELLEGHGPRSIGLATFFGFVSSSCSYSAIATAKNLYKKGASAAAALAAFQFASTNLVIEIGIVIWLLLGWEFLLADVVGGLLLIGLMSVGFVYVVPDEVLDEARENVTDDEGITVQDPVCGMEVDPEETDYSIEHNDQTYYFCSQSCKDSFDPEEANTSIPEKATSWSGWKSLADKQWKEWAMLWDEIAIGFIFAGLIAGFIPEAVWTSVFSGAVFGLPVYVLWTAALGAIIGVVTFVCSVGNVPFGTVLWTRGLPFGSVLSYIFADLIVPPIMKAYDEYYGTTFAAVLSLMIFVTAVIAGFVVHFLFLGLGLIPSRASAQIAEVSIELNYKLVLNVLATAFFAFLYWLHKQDSVAGGERGDEGHVAMTD; from the coding sequence ATGGACAGATCAGATTACGCGATCCTCACGGTCATCGCCGTAATCACCGTCACCATCGGCATCGTCACGACGACGAAACCGCTCGGGACGTTCATCGTGGAGAGTGCGAGGCAGGCCGCGACGACGACCGCCGCGATGGCGTGGATCACCTGGTGGGCACTCGTCATCGGCTTCGCCATCGCCGGCGGCGTCGAGGCGTGGGTCTCGACCCAGCGGATCTCAGAGCTGCTCGAAGGCCACGGACCCCGCTCCATCGGCCTCGCGACGTTCTTCGGGTTCGTCTCCTCGTCGTGTTCGTACTCGGCCATCGCCACGGCGAAGAACCTCTACAAGAAGGGGGCGTCGGCTGCGGCGGCGCTGGCGGCATTCCAGTTCGCCTCGACGAACCTCGTCATCGAGATCGGCATCGTCATCTGGCTGCTGCTGGGTTGGGAGTTCCTGCTTGCCGATGTGGTCGGTGGACTGCTCCTCATCGGCCTGATGTCGGTCGGCTTCGTCTACGTCGTTCCCGACGAGGTCCTCGATGAAGCACGCGAGAACGTCACCGACGACGAGGGCATCACTGTCCAAGACCCGGTCTGTGGAATGGAGGTCGATCCTGAGGAAACCGACTACTCCATCGAACACAACGACCAGACGTACTACTTCTGCTCGCAGTCCTGCAAGGACTCCTTCGACCCCGAGGAAGCGAACACGTCGATTCCGGAAAAGGCGACCTCGTGGTCCGGGTGGAAATCGCTCGCGGACAAACAGTGGAAGGAGTGGGCGATGCTGTGGGACGAGATCGCCATCGGGTTCATTTTCGCCGGGCTCATCGCCGGGTTCATCCCCGAAGCCGTCTGGACGAGCGTCTTCTCCGGAGCCGTATTCGGCTTGCCGGTATACGTCCTCTGGACGGCCGCGCTGGGTGCGATCATCGGCGTCGTCACCTTCGTCTGTTCGGTCGGGAACGTCCCGTTCGGGACCGTCCTCTGGACGCGCGGGCTCCCCTTCGGGTCGGTGCTGTCGTACATCTTCGCGGACCTCATCGTTCCGCCGATCATGAAAGCCTACGACGAGTACTACGGGACGACGTTCGCGGCGGTGCTGTCCCTGATGATCTTCGTCACCGCCGTTATCGCCGGGTTCGTGGTTCACTTCCTGTTCTTGGGCCTGGGCCTCATCCCGTCGCGGGCCTCCGCGCAGATCGCCGAAGTGTCCATCGAACTCAACTACAAGCTCGTGTTGAACGTCCTCGCGACGGCGTTCTTCGCGTTCCTCTACTGGCTCCACAAACAGGATTCGGTGGCTGGCGGGGAACGCGGTGACGAGGGACATGTAGCAATGACGGACTGA
- a CDS encoding DUF63 family protein — MSTVTHRVETALPATGTREWWVLYLLAPVVLVGAALLAFPTLVYDRFVWQYLWGPVVADAAGQPVTHEGIRAVRGYNAVNTVTYLAAVVYSLPGLRAYLDSLDVTYDARLAYGFAPIIVAGGAMRALEDIGLLGDYAVLFITPSIYFVVTAVTVLSLGVGALARNRNIGSIPSIVGLVGTVWAIGAVGWALWYGLSTSAPLRVWVPVATTGIALGVTALYYWGASLVDIAHLRHPLSLLAVFGQMWDAAQNLIGVTFLGYSPKLVVTNLVYQATGFSGSTFVLKLLVTGGIVWYLADAKEEMNHTWWWLMTFFIGAIGLPMGVRGSLRMMLGV; from the coding sequence GTGAGCACCGTCACTCACCGCGTCGAAACCGCCCTCCCCGCCACTGGAACTCGGGAGTGGTGGGTCCTGTATCTGCTCGCCCCGGTCGTCCTCGTCGGTGCAGCACTCCTCGCATTCCCGACGCTCGTCTACGACCGATTCGTCTGGCAGTATCTCTGGGGCCCGGTCGTCGCTGACGCTGCCGGCCAGCCAGTCACGCACGAGGGAATACGGGCCGTCCGCGGATACAACGCCGTGAACACGGTGACGTACCTCGCGGCAGTCGTGTACAGTCTCCCCGGGCTCCGAGCGTATCTCGACTCCCTCGATGTCACGTACGACGCTCGACTCGCGTACGGGTTCGCGCCAATCATCGTTGCTGGCGGAGCGATGCGCGCCCTCGAGGATATCGGCCTGCTCGGTGACTACGCCGTGCTGTTCATCACGCCGTCGATCTACTTCGTCGTCACCGCCGTCACCGTCCTCTCACTCGGCGTCGGCGCACTCGCGCGTAACCGGAATATCGGATCCATCCCGTCGATAGTCGGTCTCGTTGGAACGGTCTGGGCGATCGGTGCCGTCGGGTGGGCGCTCTGGTATGGGCTCTCGACGTCGGCTCCACTCCGCGTGTGGGTGCCGGTCGCGACGACGGGGATCGCCCTCGGCGTGACCGCGCTCTACTACTGGGGCGCGAGTCTTGTGGATATCGCACACCTCCGACACCCGTTGTCCCTGCTGGCCGTCTTCGGCCAGATGTGGGATGCGGCGCAGAATCTCATCGGCGTCACGTTCCTCGGCTATTCACCCAAGCTGGTCGTGACGAATCTCGTGTACCAGGCGACCGGATTCTCGGGATCGACGTTCGTCCTCAAACTCCTCGTGACTGGCGGTATCGTGTGGTACCTCGCGGACGCGAAAGAAGAAATGAATCACACTTGGTGGTGGCTCATGACGTTCTTCATCGGGGCGATTGGGCTCCCGATGGGCGTCCGTGGATCGCTTCGGATGATGCTCGGAGTCTAA